The genomic segment ATGCCCTCGGCGAACCGGCCCTGCATCTCGTAGGTGTGGACCACGGCGTGGATGCCCCACACGTCGTTCGGCCGGCGTTCGACGGCTGCGAGGCCGGTCTCCCGCGCCTGCTCGTAGTGGCCCGACTCCTCGAGACCGAAGGCGTACATGCCGAGGACGGGGCCGTACTGCGGGTCCGACGCGTCCCAGGCGGACAGCGCGCCGCCGATGCGGTCGCGCAGGCGCCCCGCGTTGCCGGTGAAGAAGTCGATCTGGTGGCCGACGGCCAGCGCGAGCACGTCCCGCGGATACTCCACGGAGATCTCGCCGAGCACCCGGCCCGCCTGGTGCAGGTCGCCCCTGAGCCAGGAGGCGGCGGCGGCGACGTGCATCCGCTCGCGCGGTGTCATCTCACCCCGGTGCACATGCTCCTTGAAGCGTTCGAACGCGTTGCGGGCGTCGGCGGCCTCCTTCTCCTCCGTGCCGAGCAGGCCGAGGTGGGCGGCGAGGACGTGGCCCATGACCGAGCGGGGCGCGGCGGCGAGCAGTCGCTGTGACGTGTCGGCCACGTCTGCGCGGAAGAACAGCAGGTGTTCCAGCGCCTGTTCGTAGAGGGCGGCGCCCTCCGTGCCGGTGCGGGACATCGGGTGGCCGTGCCGGTCGGCCGCCCTGGTCGGCTCCTTGGCCATGGTCGGCTCCTTCCGCCGGGGGGACGCCGGGCAGGTCCGGTGAGCGGCCCGCCGGGTGAGGGAGCACCAATCCTGCCCGGCGTGCGGGCACTTGACGCCCCGCCGCCGACACGGATCCCGTCACGGGGCGCCCTGGAGGCACTCTGGCATCACCGCTTCGGGCGGCCTACCTTGGCAGCGGTTGACGCACCACTCGAACGGCTTGTCACGCACTTGTCCCTTTTCTTCCCGGCAAGAGGCACGAGGTGAGCCATGTTCCTCCGTCACAGACGTCCCAGACGCCCCGTACGCGGCCCCGCCACCACCATCCGTCCGCGCCGCCGCCCGGCCCGTCGCGCCACCGTCCTGATCGCCGTCCTCGTCGCCATGGCGACGGCCGCGGTCGGGACGGCCCGCGCGACGCCCGACGAGACCGGCCCCGCCGACCGCGGCCGGCCGTCCCTTGCGCGCCCCATCGACCCGCAGAACTGGCGCAATCCCGACGACATGACCTGGAGCGAGTACCGCTCCGTGCCCGGCACCGACTGGGCCAACCCCCGCATCGAGCCCACCGACCGGACGTTCAAGGGCGCCCTGGTCCTCCTCGACTACCCCGACGAGGAGTTCACCGTCAGCAAGCCGGCGGGCTCGACGGTGTTCGGCAACCCGCAGACCACCGCGTCCGGCATCCCGCGCGAGCGCCTTCCGCAGTTCTACGAGGACTTCCTCAACAAACCCGGCGCGCTCAACCGCGGCCACACCATCAACGAGTACTGGATGGAGGACTCCGGCGGCCGCGTCGGAGTCGACCTCAAGGCCTTCGGCGTATACCGGATGCCGTTCAAGTCGTTCCAGTACGGCATCGAGCCCGGCATGAACCCGGGCGCCTGCCCCACCGACAGCACATGCGGCAAGGACATCCGCGCCAACGGCAAGGCGGCCTGGATCGCGCAGGTCGGCGAGGCCGAGGCGGCGAAGTACGACTTCGTCTTCTATCTGACCGCGGGGCAGGACGAGTCCTCCACCTGGCAGGAGTTCGGCCAGATGAAGTTCGGCTCGGAGGGGCAGGTGCCTGCCGCGTGGGGCCCGCCGTCCCCGATCCTCTCCGGCGGCAACGCCGCCACGACCCGGTACGTGCCGTGGACGTCGTGGCAGGCGGCGGCCCGTATCTGGCCGAACGCCGTCACCGGCTCGTCCACCCAGGCCGAGAGCTCGGGCATGGGGGTGTATGCCCATGAGCTCAGCCACATACTGGGCATCGGCGACAACTACAACAACCCCTACGGCAAGCCCCTGAGCCGCGCCTACACCGGCATCTGGAGCATGCTGTCGCGCGGCTCGTTCAACGGGCCCGGCGGACCGCACACCCGCTGGAAGATCCCGGCCACCGAGGGCGGGTCGATGGGCTCGCAGCACATCCTGCGCGACAAGCTGAAGCTCGGCATCGTGGACGAGAAGAACGTGCTGCGCCTGGACCGCGACGCGCTGGACGAGTCCGGCATGGTCGTCGCGAAGGTCACCGCCCGGTCCGCGCCGCCCGGCGCGCGGGGGCTGTCCGGCATCAACATCGCCCTGTCACGCGACCTCTCCCCCGCCTGCGACCGCGCCACCGACCCGCTGTGCGACGGCGGCGGCTACGAGAACTACACGGTCGAGGTCGTGGACCGGATGGGCATGGACTCCTTCACGCCGGACAACGGCGTGCTGATCACCAAGACGAAGAACCAGGACCGCGCCCCGTTCGCCTGGGTGGTCGACGCGCACCCCGAGGACATCGACATGGTGGACTTCGTCCGCCCCGACGGCACCGAGCAGAAGATCACCATGGGTGACTACCGTCAGCTCAGCGACGCGCTCTTCCACGCCGGAACGGACTCCGGCAGTTCCTACGAGTACGTCGACCGCGCCAACCGTCTGCACTTCTACGTCACCGACATCCGGCGCGGCCGCTCGGGCGTCCTGTCGTACACGATCGCCGTGAAGTCGCTCGACGGCGCGGGCTCGCAGCGCCGCGGGACCGCTCTGCACCGCGGCGAGGCGTCGGGCAGCCCCGTGAAGAGCCGCGCGACGTGCACCTTCCCGCTGACCAACACGGGCCGCGCGCTCGCCGACCCGCCGGGCGAGCACCCGGAGGACGCCGCCCGCTACCTCGACTCGGACGTCTACCGGCTCTCCGCCGAGACCGCGGGCCGCGGCTGGTCCGCCTGGCTGCCCAACAAGCTGGCCACGGCACGGGCGGGCGCCACCGTCGACGTGGACGTCGCCGTCTCCGCGACGGCGA from the Streptomyces venezuelae genome contains:
- a CDS encoding M6 family metalloprotease domain-containing protein encodes the protein MFLRHRRPRRPVRGPATTIRPRRRPARRATVLIAVLVAMATAAVGTARATPDETGPADRGRPSLARPIDPQNWRNPDDMTWSEYRSVPGTDWANPRIEPTDRTFKGALVLLDYPDEEFTVSKPAGSTVFGNPQTTASGIPRERLPQFYEDFLNKPGALNRGHTINEYWMEDSGGRVGVDLKAFGVYRMPFKSFQYGIEPGMNPGACPTDSTCGKDIRANGKAAWIAQVGEAEAAKYDFVFYLTAGQDESSTWQEFGQMKFGSEGQVPAAWGPPSPILSGGNAATTRYVPWTSWQAAARIWPNAVTGSSTQAESSGMGVYAHELSHILGIGDNYNNPYGKPLSRAYTGIWSMLSRGSFNGPGGPHTRWKIPATEGGSMGSQHILRDKLKLGIVDEKNVLRLDRDALDESGMVVAKVTARSAPPGARGLSGINIALSRDLSPACDRATDPLCDGGGYENYTVEVVDRMGMDSFTPDNGVLITKTKNQDRAPFAWVVDAHPEDIDMVDFVRPDGTEQKITMGDYRQLSDALFHAGTDSGSSYEYVDRANRLHFYVTDIRRGRSGVLSYTIAVKSLDGAGSQRRGTALHRGEASGSPVKSRATCTFPLTNTGRALADPPGEHPEDAARYLDSDVYRLSAETAGRGWSAWLPNKLATARAGATVDVDVAVSATANAHAKGRLTLTARSVSDPGKSATATCALSKKGGAKSDGR